One region of Streptomyces sp. NBC_00442 genomic DNA includes:
- a CDS encoding DUF899 domain-containing protein — protein MTAQALPPVVDAATWQRRLDELRVQEKAATRQLDALAAQRRRLPMVEMPDYTLEGEEGPVRLADVFGDKSQLIVYSHMWFPGKAWQCSGCTGFTSQFTRLGFLDAYDARFVIVTQGPIDEALAYKRRVGNRMSWYSTANSPFGADVGAPPGGGFAVNVFLRHGDTVYRTWHTTGRGTEQLSHTFALIDLLPYGRQEEWQDSPEGWPQSPTYSRWSGSEDIAALYGPDARGEGAQA, from the coding sequence ATGACCGCCCAGGCACTACCGCCCGTAGTCGACGCCGCGACCTGGCAGCGCCGGCTGGACGAGCTGCGCGTCCAGGAAAAGGCCGCCACCCGGCAACTCGACGCCCTCGCCGCCCAGCGTCGCAGGCTGCCGATGGTCGAGATGCCCGACTACACGCTCGAAGGCGAAGAGGGGCCGGTCCGGCTGGCCGATGTCTTCGGCGACAAGTCCCAGCTCATCGTCTACAGCCACATGTGGTTCCCCGGCAAGGCGTGGCAGTGCTCGGGCTGTACGGGCTTCACGTCCCAGTTCACCCGGCTGGGCTTCCTCGATGCCTACGACGCCCGGTTCGTGATCGTCACCCAGGGCCCGATCGACGAGGCCCTCGCGTACAAGCGCCGGGTCGGCAACCGGATGAGCTGGTACTCCACGGCGAACAGCCCGTTCGGCGCGGACGTCGGCGCACCGCCCGGCGGTGGCTTCGCGGTCAATGTGTTCCTGCGCCATGGCGACACCGTCTACCGCACGTGGCACACGACGGGCCGTGGCACGGAGCAGCTCAGCCACACCTTCGCCCTGATCGACCTCCTGCCCTACGGGCGCCAGGAGGAGTGGCAGGACTCCCCCGAGGGCTGGCCCCAGTCCCCCACGTACAGCCGGTGGAGCGGCTCCGAGGACATCGCCGCCCTCTACGGACCGGATGCGCGGGGCGAGGGAGCGCAAGCGTAA
- a CDS encoding ABC transporter ATP-binding protein: MVPPYLLSRTIDAGLRARDTRALILWTGAVLVTGAVVAVLGILRHRTMTLVRVDAAYRTVQVVTRHVTRLGSALSRQVSAGELAHLQAGDIGRIAQTLTITGPGVGAAIAYVVTAVLLFRISAVLAVVILLGVPALALTVGPLLGKLHNAENHYREEQGALTALAGDMVSGLSVLGGIGGKPMFAGRYRERSRALVPLGYRIAAVTSWVQALTTCLPVMFLAVVTWLGARMAVAGTISVGELVAVYGYVAALLAPVAFFIEGADDLPRGLVSARRVVDILALGPADEDHRTRLDPPAPPAALHDPESGLLLSPGKVTALVAARPGASRAVVERLAGYTDSDVSWGGATLSEWDRTALRRHILLADNDAYMFAGPLRTVVSGPSDHTDADIVQGLRAAAADDIVEASADGLDTHLEDRARNVSGGQRQRLRLTRALLADPAVLLLVEPTSALDALTEATVAARLAERRSGRTTLVVTTSPLVLGHADEVAYLVDGKVRATGTHRHLLARQPGYAALVFRSSGSEATATTAATGTHGPAVAARLGAGETR; encoded by the coding sequence ATGGTGCCGCCGTATCTGCTGTCCAGGACGATCGACGCCGGACTCCGGGCCCGTGACACGCGGGCGCTGATCCTGTGGACGGGCGCGGTCCTCGTCACGGGCGCCGTCGTCGCCGTCCTCGGCATTCTGCGGCACCGCACCATGACGCTGGTCCGTGTGGACGCGGCCTACCGCACGGTGCAGGTGGTGACGCGCCACGTCACCCGCCTCGGCTCCGCCCTGTCCCGCCAGGTGTCGGCGGGCGAACTCGCCCATCTCCAGGCCGGTGACATAGGCAGGATCGCCCAGACGCTCACCATCACGGGGCCCGGCGTGGGCGCCGCCATCGCCTACGTCGTCACCGCCGTGCTGCTGTTCCGGATCTCCGCCGTTCTCGCCGTGGTGATCCTGCTCGGCGTTCCGGCACTCGCTCTCACCGTGGGGCCCCTGCTGGGAAAGCTGCACAACGCCGAGAACCATTATCGCGAGGAGCAGGGCGCCCTCACCGCTCTCGCCGGCGACATGGTGTCCGGCCTGAGCGTGCTCGGCGGAATCGGCGGCAAGCCCATGTTCGCCGGGCGCTACCGGGAACGCTCCCGGGCGCTCGTGCCCCTCGGCTACCGCATCGCCGCCGTGACCAGTTGGGTCCAGGCACTCACCACGTGTCTGCCCGTGATGTTCCTCGCCGTCGTGACGTGGCTCGGCGCGCGGATGGCCGTCGCCGGCACCATCAGCGTGGGTGAACTCGTGGCGGTGTACGGATATGTCGCCGCGCTGCTGGCCCCCGTCGCGTTCTTCATCGAGGGGGCCGACGACCTGCCGCGCGGGCTGGTGTCCGCACGGCGTGTGGTCGACATCCTGGCACTCGGGCCGGCCGACGAGGACCACAGGACCCGGCTCGATCCGCCGGCCCCGCCCGCCGCGCTGCACGATCCCGAGTCGGGCCTGCTGCTCTCCCCGGGGAAGGTGACGGCTCTGGTCGCGGCCCGGCCCGGTGCGTCACGGGCCGTGGTGGAGCGCCTGGCCGGCTACACCGACTCCGACGTCTCGTGGGGCGGCGCCACACTTTCCGAGTGGGACCGCACGGCGCTGAGGCGCCACATCCTGCTCGCCGACAACGATGCCTACATGTTCGCCGGCCCCCTACGCACCGTCGTCTCGGGGCCCTCCGACCACACCGACGCCGACATTGTGCAGGGCCTGCGTGCCGCCGCCGCGGACGACATCGTCGAAGCCTCGGCGGACGGCCTCGACACCCACCTGGAGGACCGGGCCCGCAATGTGTCGGGTGGCCAGCGCCAAAGGCTGCGGCTGACACGCGCCCTGCTCGCGGATCCCGCGGTGCTCCTCCTGGTGGAACCGACGTCGGCCCTCGACGCGCTCACCGAGGCGACCGTCGCGGCCCGGCTGGCGGAGCGCCGCAGCGGGCGTACGACGCTCGTCGTCACCACATCGCCCCTCGTGCTCGGGCACGCCGACGAAGTCGCCTACTTGGTGGACGGGAAGGTGCGGGCGACCGGCACCCATCGCCACCTCCTGGCCCGCCAACCCGGTTACGCGGCCCTGGTGTTCCGCTCCTCGGGCAGCGAGGCGACGGCGACGACCGCGGCGACGGGGACGCACGGCCCGGCCGTCGCCGCGCGGCTCGGCGCGGGAGAGACCCGATGA